The following coding sequences are from one Gadus macrocephalus chromosome 3, ASM3116895v1 window:
- the cisd2 gene encoding CDGSH iron-sulfur domain-containing protein 2, translating into MVLETISRIIKVQLPAYLKKLPLPETIGGFARLTVSEWLRLLPLLGILALLGYLTIRPFLPKKKKQRDSLINLKIQKENPKVVNEIDIEDLNSANVCYCRCWRSKTFPVCDKSHIKHNELTGDNVGPLILKKKIL; encoded by the exons ATGGTGTTAGAAACGATTTCCAGGATTATCAAGGTGCAGCTTCCAGCCTACCTGAAGAAGCTCCCTCTTCCAGAGACCATCGGCGGATTTGCAAGGTTAACAG TGTCAGAGTGGCTGCGGCTGCTCCCTCTGCTAGGCATCCTGGCGTTATTAGGCTACCTGACCATCCGACCTTTCCtaccaaagaagaagaagcagagggACAGCCTGATCAACCTGAAGATCCAGAAGGAGAATCCCAAGGTGGTGAACGAGATCGACATCGAGGACCTGAACAGCGCCAATGTCTGCTACTGTCGCTGCTGGCGCTCCAAAACC TTTCCTGTTTGTGACAAATCCCACATAAAGCACAACGAGCTAACGGGAGACAACGTGGGCCCCCTCATACTGAAGAAGAAGATCCTATAA
- the bdh2 gene encoding dehydrogenase/reductase SDR family member 6 has translation MGRLDGKVIVLSAAAQGIGRAAAIAFAKEGAKVTATDINGEKLRELDSIAGIRTKVVDVTKKDQVEELAKEHDHVDVLFNVAGFVHHGSILDCEEADWDFTMNVNVRSMYLMTRAFLPKMLAKKSGNIINMSSVASSIKGVVNRCVYSTSKAAVIGLTKSVAADYLDQGIRCNCVCPGTVDTPSLRGRIQAQPDPEQAYKDFMARQKTGRMCTAEEVAYLCVYLASDESAYVTGTEHIIDGGWRL, from the exons ATGGGTCGCCTTGATGGGAAAGTGATCGTGTTGTCTGCAGCGGCGCAAGGGATTGGACGTGCGGCGgcaata GCGTTTGCTAAAGAGGGAGCTAAAGTCACCGCAACTGATATCAATGGAGAGAAGCTGAGGGAGTTGGACAGTATTGCAG GTATCAGAACCAAGGTGGTGGACGTGACTAAGAAGGACCAGGTGGAAGAACTGGCCAAGGAACACGACCACGTAGATGTGTTGTTCAACGTAGCTGG CTTCGTGCACCACGGCTCCATCCTGGACTGTGAGGAGGCCGACTGGGACTTCACAATGAACGTCAACGTCCGCAGCATGTACCTGATGACCAGGGCTTTCCTGCCCAAG ATGTTGGCCAAGAAGTCAGGAAACATAATCAACATGTCATCAGTTGCATCAAGCATAAAAG GTGTGGTCAATCGCTGTGTCTACAGCACTTCCAAGGCAGCTGTCATTGGACTCACCAAATCAGTGGCCGCAGACTACTTGGACCAAGGCATTCGCTGTAACTGTGTCTGCCCTG GCACTGTTGATACTCCGTCACTACGAGGCCGTATCCAGGCCCAACCAGACCCAGAGCAG GCTTATAAAGATTTCATGGCAAGGCAGAAGACGGGGAGGATGTGCACCGCGGAGGAAGTGGCGTACCTCTGTGTTTACCTGGCTTCAGACGAG TCAGCCTACGTGACTGGAACGGAGCACATCATTGATGGAGGATGGCGTCTCTGA
- the si:dkey-162b23.4 gene encoding sodium/hydrogen exchanger 9B2 isoform X1 translates to MEEDQNKTATPEHSPVPSSVPSPAASPLPNPVPDRIVLPSTNNVENTLSSLSCVPLLQHLNVNQIQVVVRRSSTPNVTEETTYFLPRNAVVDAGTNTDPPVVCCPLLRKVCPCPPRGLLASLITKVILAAVLFGVVWAITEKECLPGGNLFGITVLFICAVSAGKLVGLIRLPGLPPFPPLLGMLLMGFTLRNIPVVTDAVYIDFKWSASLRNIALAVILARAGLGLDPSALQKLKSVCLRLACGPCILEACTVAVVSHFLMGLPWVWGFILGFVLGAVSPAVVVPSMLGLQKDGYGLEQGIPTLLMAAGSFDDILAITGFTTCLGMAFATGSTWYNLLRGVLEVGGGMLAGILLGFLIQYFPSVDQKHLVMKRSFLVLGLSVFSVFGSGVAGFPGSGGLCTLVLAFLAGLGWGKDKIHVEEVVGTAWDVFQPLLFGLIGAEIRISQLEAHTVGLGIASLLIALVVRVLFTYVCVLFADFNTKEKLFIALAWMPKATVQAAIGSTALDMARIKGDPVLERYGMDVLTVAVLAILLTAPVGALAIGLAGPRLLQKPSGPSWGEPVKHNLSSFLLGVAAATDGDEETPVSYESTL, encoded by the exons ATGGAGGAAGACCAGAATAAGACGGCCACGCCTGAGCACAGTCCGGTCCCCAGCTCGGTTCCGAGCCCGGCTGCCAGCCCACTGCCCAACCCAGTCCCGGACAGAATCGTCCTGCCGTCAACTAACAATGTGGAG AACACCttgtcctccctctcctgcgtccctctcctccagcacctcaaCGTCAACCAGATCCAGGTGGTGGTGCGCCGCAGCTCCACCCCCAACGTCACCGAGGAGACCACCTACTTCCTGCCCCGCAACGCCGTGGTCGACGCCGGCACCAACACGGACCCCCCCGTGGTGTGCTGCCCGCTGCTCCGCAAGGTCTGCCCCTGCCCCCCCAGGGGCCTGCTGGCCTCGCTGATCACTAAAG TGATTCTGGCTGCGGTGCTCTTCGGCGTGGTGTGGGCCATCACGGAGAAGGAGTGCCTGCCGGGGGGCAACCTCTTCGGCATCACCGTGCTCTTCATATGCGCCGTCTCCGCCGGCAAGCTGGTGGGCCTCATCCGCCTGCCCGGGCTGCCCCCCTTCCCACCTCTGCTGG GCATGCTGCTGATGGGCTTCACATTGAGGAACATCCCCGTGGTAACCGATGCCGTCTACATCGACTTCAAGTGGTCGGCGTCTCTCAGGAACATCGCCCTTGCCGTTATCCTAGCCAGAGCTGGGCTGGGCTTGGACCCTTCG GCGCTGCAGAAGCTGAAGTCGGTGTGTTTGCGGCTGGCCTGTGGGCCGTGTATCCTGGAGGCGTGCACCGTGGCGGTGGTCTCCCACTTCCTCATGGGGCTGCCCTGGGTGTGGGGCTTCATCCTTGG cttCGTCCTGGGGGCGGTGTccccggcggtggtggtgccctCCATGCTGGGACTCCAGAAGGACGGCTACGGCCTGGAGCAGGGCATCCCCACGCTGCTCATGGCGGCGGGGAGCTTCGACGACATCCTGGCCATCACCGGCTTCACCACCTGCCTGGGCATGGCCTTCGCCACGG GCTCCACGTGGTACAACCTGTTGAggggggtgctggaggtgggtgggggcaTGTTGGCTGGCATCCTGCTGGGATTCCTCATCCAGTATTTCCCCAGCGTTGACCAG AAACACCTGGTGATGAAGCGTTCCTTCCTGGTGCTGGGTCTTTCTGTGTTCTCCGTGTTTGGGAGTGGAGTCGCAGGCTTCCCTGGTTCTGGAGGACTGTGTACTCTGGTGCTGGCTTTCCTAGCTGGGTTGGGCTGGGGCAAGGACAAG attcacgtggaggaggtggtggggacaGCCTGGGATGTGTTCCAGCCCCTGCTGTTCGGTCTGATCGGAGCAGAGATCAGGATCTCCCagctggaggcgcacacagtaG gcctgggCATCGCCTCCCTCCTCATCGCCCTGGTGGTGCGCGTCCTCTtcacctatgtgtgtgtgctctttgcTGACTTCAACACCAAGGAGAAGCTCTTCATCGCCCTGGCCTGGATGCCGAAGGCCACTGTGCAG gcGGCCATCGGCTCCACAGCGCTAGACATGGCCAGGATCAAAGGGGACCCCGTGCTGGAGCGCTACGGTATGGACGTGCTGACGGTGGCCGTGCTGGCCATCCTCCTCACTGCCCCCGTGGGGGCCCTGGCCATCGGCCTGGCCGGCCCCCGCCTGCTGCAGAAACCGAGCGGCCCGAGCTGGGGTGAGCCCGTCAAACAcaacctctcctccttcctacTGG GTGTTGCCGCGGCTACAGATGGAGACGAAGAAACTCCCGTCAGTTATGAAAGTACGCTCTGA
- the si:dkey-162b23.4 gene encoding sodium/hydrogen exchanger 9B2 isoform X4 encodes MEEDQNKTATPEHSPVPSSVPSPAASPLPNPVPDRIVLPSTNNVEHLNVNQIQVVVRRSSTPNVTEETTYFLPRNAVVDAGTNTDPPVVCCPLLRKVCPCPPRGLLASLITKVILAAVLFGVVWAITEKECLPGGNLFGITVLFICAVSAGKLVGLIRLPGLPPFPPLLGMLLMGFTLRNIPVVTDAVYIDFKWSASLRNIALAVILARAGLGLDPSALQKLKSVCLRLACGPCILEACTVAVVSHFLMGLPWVWGFILGFVLGAVSPAVVVPSMLGLQKDGYGLEQGIPTLLMAAGSFDDILAITGFTTCLGMAFATGSTWYNLLRGVLEVGGGMLAGILLGFLIQYFPSVDQKHLVMKRSFLVLGLSVFSVFGSGVAGFPGSGGLCTLVLAFLAGLGWGKDKIHVEEVVGTAWDVFQPLLFGLIGAEIRISQLEAHTVGLGIASLLIALVVRVLFTYVCVLFADFNTKEKLFIALAWMPKATVQAAIGSTALDMARIKGDPVLERYGMDVLTVAVLAILLTAPVGALAIGLAGPRLLQKPSGPSWGVAAATDGDEETPVSYESTL; translated from the exons ATGGAGGAAGACCAGAATAAGACGGCCACGCCTGAGCACAGTCCGGTCCCCAGCTCGGTTCCGAGCCCGGCTGCCAGCCCACTGCCCAACCCAGTCCCGGACAGAATCGTCCTGCCGTCAACTAACAATGTGGAG cacctcaaCGTCAACCAGATCCAGGTGGTGGTGCGCCGCAGCTCCACCCCCAACGTCACCGAGGAGACCACCTACTTCCTGCCCCGCAACGCCGTGGTCGACGCCGGCACCAACACGGACCCCCCCGTGGTGTGCTGCCCGCTGCTCCGCAAGGTCTGCCCCTGCCCCCCCAGGGGCCTGCTGGCCTCGCTGATCACTAAAG TGATTCTGGCTGCGGTGCTCTTCGGCGTGGTGTGGGCCATCACGGAGAAGGAGTGCCTGCCGGGGGGCAACCTCTTCGGCATCACCGTGCTCTTCATATGCGCCGTCTCCGCCGGCAAGCTGGTGGGCCTCATCCGCCTGCCCGGGCTGCCCCCCTTCCCACCTCTGCTGG GCATGCTGCTGATGGGCTTCACATTGAGGAACATCCCCGTGGTAACCGATGCCGTCTACATCGACTTCAAGTGGTCGGCGTCTCTCAGGAACATCGCCCTTGCCGTTATCCTAGCCAGAGCTGGGCTGGGCTTGGACCCTTCG GCGCTGCAGAAGCTGAAGTCGGTGTGTTTGCGGCTGGCCTGTGGGCCGTGTATCCTGGAGGCGTGCACCGTGGCGGTGGTCTCCCACTTCCTCATGGGGCTGCCCTGGGTGTGGGGCTTCATCCTTGG cttCGTCCTGGGGGCGGTGTccccggcggtggtggtgccctCCATGCTGGGACTCCAGAAGGACGGCTACGGCCTGGAGCAGGGCATCCCCACGCTGCTCATGGCGGCGGGGAGCTTCGACGACATCCTGGCCATCACCGGCTTCACCACCTGCCTGGGCATGGCCTTCGCCACGG GCTCCACGTGGTACAACCTGTTGAggggggtgctggaggtgggtgggggcaTGTTGGCTGGCATCCTGCTGGGATTCCTCATCCAGTATTTCCCCAGCGTTGACCAG AAACACCTGGTGATGAAGCGTTCCTTCCTGGTGCTGGGTCTTTCTGTGTTCTCCGTGTTTGGGAGTGGAGTCGCAGGCTTCCCTGGTTCTGGAGGACTGTGTACTCTGGTGCTGGCTTTCCTAGCTGGGTTGGGCTGGGGCAAGGACAAG attcacgtggaggaggtggtggggacaGCCTGGGATGTGTTCCAGCCCCTGCTGTTCGGTCTGATCGGAGCAGAGATCAGGATCTCCCagctggaggcgcacacagtaG gcctgggCATCGCCTCCCTCCTCATCGCCCTGGTGGTGCGCGTCCTCTtcacctatgtgtgtgtgctctttgcTGACTTCAACACCAAGGAGAAGCTCTTCATCGCCCTGGCCTGGATGCCGAAGGCCACTGTGCAG gcGGCCATCGGCTCCACAGCGCTAGACATGGCCAGGATCAAAGGGGACCCCGTGCTGGAGCGCTACGGTATGGACGTGCTGACGGTGGCCGTGCTGGCCATCCTCCTCACTGCCCCCGTGGGGGCCCTGGCCATCGGCCTGGCCGGCCCCCGCCTGCTGCAGAAACCGAGCGGCCCGAGCTGGG GTGTTGCCGCGGCTACAGATGGAGACGAAGAAACTCCCGTCAGTTATGAAAGTACGCTCTGA
- the si:dkey-162b23.4 gene encoding sodium/hydrogen exchanger 9B2 isoform X2 produces MEEDQNKTATPEHSPVPSSVPSPAASPLPNPVPDRIVLPSTNNVEHLNVNQIQVVVRRSSTPNVTEETTYFLPRNAVVDAGTNTDPPVVCCPLLRKVCPCPPRGLLASLITKVILAAVLFGVVWAITEKECLPGGNLFGITVLFICAVSAGKLVGLIRLPGLPPFPPLLGMLLMGFTLRNIPVVTDAVYIDFKWSASLRNIALAVILARAGLGLDPSALQKLKSVCLRLACGPCILEACTVAVVSHFLMGLPWVWGFILGFVLGAVSPAVVVPSMLGLQKDGYGLEQGIPTLLMAAGSFDDILAITGFTTCLGMAFATGSTWYNLLRGVLEVGGGMLAGILLGFLIQYFPSVDQKHLVMKRSFLVLGLSVFSVFGSGVAGFPGSGGLCTLVLAFLAGLGWGKDKIHVEEVVGTAWDVFQPLLFGLIGAEIRISQLEAHTVGLGIASLLIALVVRVLFTYVCVLFADFNTKEKLFIALAWMPKATVQAAIGSTALDMARIKGDPVLERYGMDVLTVAVLAILLTAPVGALAIGLAGPRLLQKPSGPSWGEPVKHNLSSFLLGVAAATDGDEETPVSYESTL; encoded by the exons ATGGAGGAAGACCAGAATAAGACGGCCACGCCTGAGCACAGTCCGGTCCCCAGCTCGGTTCCGAGCCCGGCTGCCAGCCCACTGCCCAACCCAGTCCCGGACAGAATCGTCCTGCCGTCAACTAACAATGTGGAG cacctcaaCGTCAACCAGATCCAGGTGGTGGTGCGCCGCAGCTCCACCCCCAACGTCACCGAGGAGACCACCTACTTCCTGCCCCGCAACGCCGTGGTCGACGCCGGCACCAACACGGACCCCCCCGTGGTGTGCTGCCCGCTGCTCCGCAAGGTCTGCCCCTGCCCCCCCAGGGGCCTGCTGGCCTCGCTGATCACTAAAG TGATTCTGGCTGCGGTGCTCTTCGGCGTGGTGTGGGCCATCACGGAGAAGGAGTGCCTGCCGGGGGGCAACCTCTTCGGCATCACCGTGCTCTTCATATGCGCCGTCTCCGCCGGCAAGCTGGTGGGCCTCATCCGCCTGCCCGGGCTGCCCCCCTTCCCACCTCTGCTGG GCATGCTGCTGATGGGCTTCACATTGAGGAACATCCCCGTGGTAACCGATGCCGTCTACATCGACTTCAAGTGGTCGGCGTCTCTCAGGAACATCGCCCTTGCCGTTATCCTAGCCAGAGCTGGGCTGGGCTTGGACCCTTCG GCGCTGCAGAAGCTGAAGTCGGTGTGTTTGCGGCTGGCCTGTGGGCCGTGTATCCTGGAGGCGTGCACCGTGGCGGTGGTCTCCCACTTCCTCATGGGGCTGCCCTGGGTGTGGGGCTTCATCCTTGG cttCGTCCTGGGGGCGGTGTccccggcggtggtggtgccctCCATGCTGGGACTCCAGAAGGACGGCTACGGCCTGGAGCAGGGCATCCCCACGCTGCTCATGGCGGCGGGGAGCTTCGACGACATCCTGGCCATCACCGGCTTCACCACCTGCCTGGGCATGGCCTTCGCCACGG GCTCCACGTGGTACAACCTGTTGAggggggtgctggaggtgggtgggggcaTGTTGGCTGGCATCCTGCTGGGATTCCTCATCCAGTATTTCCCCAGCGTTGACCAG AAACACCTGGTGATGAAGCGTTCCTTCCTGGTGCTGGGTCTTTCTGTGTTCTCCGTGTTTGGGAGTGGAGTCGCAGGCTTCCCTGGTTCTGGAGGACTGTGTACTCTGGTGCTGGCTTTCCTAGCTGGGTTGGGCTGGGGCAAGGACAAG attcacgtggaggaggtggtggggacaGCCTGGGATGTGTTCCAGCCCCTGCTGTTCGGTCTGATCGGAGCAGAGATCAGGATCTCCCagctggaggcgcacacagtaG gcctgggCATCGCCTCCCTCCTCATCGCCCTGGTGGTGCGCGTCCTCTtcacctatgtgtgtgtgctctttgcTGACTTCAACACCAAGGAGAAGCTCTTCATCGCCCTGGCCTGGATGCCGAAGGCCACTGTGCAG gcGGCCATCGGCTCCACAGCGCTAGACATGGCCAGGATCAAAGGGGACCCCGTGCTGGAGCGCTACGGTATGGACGTGCTGACGGTGGCCGTGCTGGCCATCCTCCTCACTGCCCCCGTGGGGGCCCTGGCCATCGGCCTGGCCGGCCCCCGCCTGCTGCAGAAACCGAGCGGCCCGAGCTGGGGTGAGCCCGTCAAACAcaacctctcctccttcctacTGG GTGTTGCCGCGGCTACAGATGGAGACGAAGAAACTCCCGTCAGTTATGAAAGTACGCTCTGA
- the si:dkey-162b23.4 gene encoding sodium/hydrogen exchanger 9B2 isoform X3 — protein MEEDQNKTATPEHSPVPSSVPSPAASPLPNPVPDRIVLPSTNNVENTLSSLSCVPLLQHLNVNQIQVVVRRSSTPNVTEETTYFLPRNAVVDAGTNTDPPVVCCPLLRKVCPCPPRGLLASLITKVILAAVLFGVVWAITEKECLPGGNLFGITVLFICAVSAGKLVGLIRLPGLPPFPPLLGMLLMGFTLRNIPVVTDAVYIDFKWSASLRNIALAVILARAGLGLDPSALQKLKSVCLRLACGPCILEACTVAVVSHFLMGLPWVWGFILGFVLGAVSPAVVVPSMLGLQKDGYGLEQGIPTLLMAAGSFDDILAITGFTTCLGMAFATGSTWYNLLRGVLEVGGGMLAGILLGFLIQYFPSVDQKHLVMKRSFLVLGLSVFSVFGSGVAGFPGSGGLCTLVLAFLAGLGWGKDKIHVEEVVGTAWDVFQPLLFGLIGAEIRISQLEAHTVGLGIASLLIALVVRVLFTYVCVLFADFNTKEKLFIALAWMPKATVQAAIGSTALDMARIKGDPVLERYGMDVLTVAVLAILLTAPVGALAIGLAGPRLLQKPSGPSWGVAAATDGDEETPVSYESTL, from the exons ATGGAGGAAGACCAGAATAAGACGGCCACGCCTGAGCACAGTCCGGTCCCCAGCTCGGTTCCGAGCCCGGCTGCCAGCCCACTGCCCAACCCAGTCCCGGACAGAATCGTCCTGCCGTCAACTAACAATGTGGAG AACACCttgtcctccctctcctgcgtccctctcctccagcacctcaaCGTCAACCAGATCCAGGTGGTGGTGCGCCGCAGCTCCACCCCCAACGTCACCGAGGAGACCACCTACTTCCTGCCCCGCAACGCCGTGGTCGACGCCGGCACCAACACGGACCCCCCCGTGGTGTGCTGCCCGCTGCTCCGCAAGGTCTGCCCCTGCCCCCCCAGGGGCCTGCTGGCCTCGCTGATCACTAAAG TGATTCTGGCTGCGGTGCTCTTCGGCGTGGTGTGGGCCATCACGGAGAAGGAGTGCCTGCCGGGGGGCAACCTCTTCGGCATCACCGTGCTCTTCATATGCGCCGTCTCCGCCGGCAAGCTGGTGGGCCTCATCCGCCTGCCCGGGCTGCCCCCCTTCCCACCTCTGCTGG GCATGCTGCTGATGGGCTTCACATTGAGGAACATCCCCGTGGTAACCGATGCCGTCTACATCGACTTCAAGTGGTCGGCGTCTCTCAGGAACATCGCCCTTGCCGTTATCCTAGCCAGAGCTGGGCTGGGCTTGGACCCTTCG GCGCTGCAGAAGCTGAAGTCGGTGTGTTTGCGGCTGGCCTGTGGGCCGTGTATCCTGGAGGCGTGCACCGTGGCGGTGGTCTCCCACTTCCTCATGGGGCTGCCCTGGGTGTGGGGCTTCATCCTTGG cttCGTCCTGGGGGCGGTGTccccggcggtggtggtgccctCCATGCTGGGACTCCAGAAGGACGGCTACGGCCTGGAGCAGGGCATCCCCACGCTGCTCATGGCGGCGGGGAGCTTCGACGACATCCTGGCCATCACCGGCTTCACCACCTGCCTGGGCATGGCCTTCGCCACGG GCTCCACGTGGTACAACCTGTTGAggggggtgctggaggtgggtgggggcaTGTTGGCTGGCATCCTGCTGGGATTCCTCATCCAGTATTTCCCCAGCGTTGACCAG AAACACCTGGTGATGAAGCGTTCCTTCCTGGTGCTGGGTCTTTCTGTGTTCTCCGTGTTTGGGAGTGGAGTCGCAGGCTTCCCTGGTTCTGGAGGACTGTGTACTCTGGTGCTGGCTTTCCTAGCTGGGTTGGGCTGGGGCAAGGACAAG attcacgtggaggaggtggtggggacaGCCTGGGATGTGTTCCAGCCCCTGCTGTTCGGTCTGATCGGAGCAGAGATCAGGATCTCCCagctggaggcgcacacagtaG gcctgggCATCGCCTCCCTCCTCATCGCCCTGGTGGTGCGCGTCCTCTtcacctatgtgtgtgtgctctttgcTGACTTCAACACCAAGGAGAAGCTCTTCATCGCCCTGGCCTGGATGCCGAAGGCCACTGTGCAG gcGGCCATCGGCTCCACAGCGCTAGACATGGCCAGGATCAAAGGGGACCCCGTGCTGGAGCGCTACGGTATGGACGTGCTGACGGTGGCCGTGCTGGCCATCCTCCTCACTGCCCCCGTGGGGGCCCTGGCCATCGGCCTGGCCGGCCCCCGCCTGCTGCAGAAACCGAGCGGCCCGAGCTGGG GTGTTGCCGCGGCTACAGATGGAGACGAAGAAACTCCCGTCAGTTATGAAAGTACGCTCTGA